A genomic segment from Spinacia oleracea cultivar Varoflay chromosome 3, BTI_SOV_V1, whole genome shotgun sequence encodes:
- the LOC110792040 gene encoding uncharacterized protein, whose amino-acid sequence MNAPKEPKVKPPAIDAYDGTSDPDVHLLAYRHHMYVQGTTDATWCKYFPSTLKGVASKWFEKLPAGTINIYAELEMLFSARFMAYKEEKKTSWHLGRIQQGKDESLRSYVRRFNLESGQIPDLPDGVAFDNFFRGLKKGSFKFDLVKKSVRTMVDALNEAESFIHATEICSVPKESKGAEIADHSQRKDKSEKKSNRPNGTWAIEKKGYQANASQGQKRGRPYDKERFEYNTDLYTILLDVSDRYEIDRPFPMKSPVETRDSSLYCKFHCDVGHETKDCKSLRRALNGLAAKGFLKSYLSSSAGGSGKKFYKKSKSPSYRRDDNDTDPEIVAVISGGLAAGGPTMRGQKDYASRLGHVILSGKAPIDHFLKVEICESDRGKIATPHDDPLVIELKVANLKVRRSLVDTGSSSDIISTACLSRLEHDPKTIEKIHYLIIGFGGGIIHPQGIITLPLRVGGRHQSKDLTAYNIILGRPTLNQAKGVVVTHLMLMKYVCDKGQVGTIHGDQQLARDCYLTTLSPEAWEKTDEARASSKRKLDEMEEKVKKETFTIATAHMETRRPEAVGGHYEIILDEARPDRTVPVGVSPDD is encoded by the coding sequence ATGAATGCTCCCAAGGAGCCTAAAGTAAAACCACCTGCTATTGACGCCTATGATGGCACGTCTGATCCTGATGTACACCTCTTGGCCTATCGACATCATATGTATGTCCAGGGGACTACTGATGCAacatggtgcaaatacttcccgtcCACTCTGAAAGGAGTTGCCTCCAAATGGTTCGAGAAGTTGCCTGCGGGAACGATCAACATATATGCCGAATTGGAGATGTTATTTTCAGCAAGATTTATGGCTTacaaagaagagaaaaagacgAGCTGGCATTTGGGTCGAATACAGCAAGGAAAAGACGAATCTTTGCGAAGCTATGTTCGACGTTTCAATTTGGAATCAGGACAGATTCCAGACCTGCCTGACGGGGTGGCGTTTGATAATTTCTTTAGGGGACTTAAGAAGGGGTCCTTTAAGTTCGATCTGGTGAAGAAGAGCGTGAGAACAATGGTTGATGCTTTGAACGAGGCCGAATCCTTTATTCATGCCACTGAAATCTGTTCGGTCCCCAAGGAGTCTAAGGGAGCAGAGATTGCAGACCACTCCCAGCGGAAGGACAAATCGGAGAAAAAGTCCAACCGTCCGAATGGGACGTGGGCCATTGAAAAGAAAGGATATCAAGCAAACGCCTCCCAAGGACAGAAGAGGGGACGCCCCTACGACAAAGAGAGGTTTGAGTATAACACTGACTTATACACAATATTGCTGGACGTCAGTGATAGGTATGAGATTGATCGTCCGTTCCCAATGAAGTCGCCGGTGGAAACGCGGGACAGCTCTCTCTACTGTAAATTCCACTGTGATGTGGGACATGAAACTAAAGATTGCAAGAGTTTGCGTAGGGCCCTTAATGGGTTAGCCGCCAAGGGATTCTTGAAGTCGTATCTCAGCTCGAGTGCAGGAGGAAGTGGTAAAAAGTTCTACAAGAAAAGCAAGTCACCGTCATACCGACGTGATGACAATGACACTGATCCAGAGATTGTAGCCGTCATCTCAGGAGGTTTAGCCGCTGGGGGACCAACAATGAGAGGACAAAAAGACTATGCAAGCCGGTTGGGACATGTCATATTGTCTGGAAAAGCACCAAttgaccatttccttaaagTAGAGATTTGTGAATCTGACAGGGGTAAGATCGCCACTCCACATGACGACCCCTTGGTCATTGAATTGAAGGTGGCAAACCTCAAGGTAAGGCGTAGTTTAGTGGATACGGGGAGTTCGTCAGACATTATCAGCACAGCTTGTTTAAGTCGTCTTGAGCATGATCCGAAGACAATTGAAAAAATACATTATCTTATCATTGGATTCGGAGGCGGTATAATCCACCCCCAGGGGATAATCACTCTGCCCCTACGAGTTGGAGGCCGGCATCAAAGCAAGGACCTCACTGCTTACAATATCATACTGGGTCGTCCAACTTTGAATCAGGCCAAGGGAGTGGTCGTCACTCATCTTATGCTCATGAAGTATGTCTGTGATAAAGGTCAGGTCGGCACAATTCATGGTGATCAACAACTAGCAAGAGATTGTTACCTCACTACGCTAAGTCCCGAGGCTTGGGAGAAAACTGACGAAGCCAGAGCAAGCTCAAAAAGAAAACTAGATGAGATGGAGGAAAAAGTCAAGAAGGAGACCTTTACCATTGCCACAGCTCATATGGAAACTAGGCGGCCTGAGGCGGTTGGTGGGCATTATGAGATCATCCTTGATGAAGCACGTCCAGACAGGACGGTGCCAGTAGGGGTCTCTCCTGACGACTAG